The bacterium genome has a window encoding:
- a CDS encoding M48 family metallopeptidase, with protein sequence MKKRNLSAPAALLLLAALIAGCASVTKLGTQIGQGSGAITEEQATSINRSAEALEKSFADITPEQEHYIGRAVAATILQTYPAADEPAANAYLNELGQALAMASDRPQTFGGYHFLLLDSDEVNAFAAPGGLVLVTRGLVRCCGSEDALAAVLAHEIGHVQGKHGLRAIKKSRLTSALAVLSVEAARNLGDEDLKQLTADFEGSIMDVTQTLVNSGYARGLEKEADEAAVAILGRVGYDPRALVMMLVQMGESVKPGGPGFGKTHPSPQDRIGALDPSLANKPVVVDPAARRARFTRAVGDV encoded by the coding sequence GTGAAAAAGCGCAACCTGTCCGCCCCCGCCGCCCTGCTGCTGCTCGCCGCGCTGATCGCCGGCTGCGCGTCGGTGACCAAGCTCGGCACGCAGATCGGCCAGGGCTCCGGCGCCATCACCGAGGAGCAGGCCACCTCCATCAACCGCTCCGCCGAGGCGCTGGAGAAGTCCTTCGCCGACATCACGCCGGAGCAGGAGCACTACATCGGCCGCGCCGTCGCGGCGACCATCCTGCAGACCTACCCGGCGGCCGACGAGCCGGCCGCGAACGCCTACTTGAACGAACTGGGCCAGGCGCTGGCCATGGCCTCGGACCGCCCGCAGACCTTCGGCGGCTACCACTTCCTGCTGCTGGACAGCGACGAGGTCAACGCCTTCGCCGCCCCGGGCGGCCTGGTGCTGGTGACCCGCGGGCTGGTGCGCTGCTGCGGGAGCGAGGACGCCCTGGCCGCGGTGCTGGCCCACGAGATCGGCCACGTGCAGGGCAAGCACGGGCTGCGCGCCATCAAGAAGAGCCGGCTGACCTCGGCCCTGGCCGTCCTCTCGGTCGAGGCGGCCCGCAACCTGGGCGACGAGGACCTCAAGCAGCTCACCGCGGACTTCGAGGGCAGCATCATGGACGTCACCCAGACGCTCGTGAACAGCGGCTACGCCCGCGGCCTGGAGAAGGAGGCCGACGAGGCGGCGGTCGCGATCCTCGGGCGCGTGGGCTACGACCCGCGCGCGCTGGTCATGATGCTCGTGCAGATGGGCGAGAGCGTGAAGCCGGGCGGCCCCGGCTTCGGCAAGACGCACCCCTCGCCGCAGGACCGCATCGGGGCGCTCGACCCGTCGCTGGCGAACAAGCCCGTGGTGGTCGATCCCGCGGCGCGACGGGCCCGCTTCACGCGCGCCGTCGGCGACGTCTGA
- a CDS encoding SH3 domain-containing protein translates to MLAAILVVGAVAWAAVQQMSVQVRTGQLRATPSHLGKVAAAVAYGDRLTVVQKQGAWYSVKDARGRTGWIHESALTTKRVVLKSGDADVAAGAGGDEIALAGKGFNEQVEGEYKAQNAEADYAWVDRMEAMVVTPEQAVAFLAAGEVVAKGGAQ, encoded by the coding sequence ATGCTGGCCGCGATCCTGGTCGTCGGGGCCGTGGCCTGGGCGGCCGTGCAGCAGATGAGCGTGCAAGTCAGGACGGGGCAGCTCCGGGCGACCCCCTCCCACCTGGGCAAGGTGGCCGCCGCCGTCGCCTACGGCGACCGGCTGACGGTGGTCCAGAAGCAGGGCGCCTGGTACAGCGTCAAGGACGCGCGCGGCCGCACCGGCTGGATCCACGAGTCGGCCCTGACGACCAAGCGCGTGGTCCTGAAGTCCGGCGACGCCGACGTGGCCGCCGGCGCCGGCGGCGACGAGATCGCCCTGGCCGGCAAGGGCTTCAACGAGCAGGTCGAGGGCGAGTACAAGGCGCAGAACGCCGAGGCCGACTACGCCTGGGTGGACCGCATGGAGGCGATGGTCGTCACGCCCGAGCAGGCCGTGGCCTTCCTCGCCGCCGGCGAAGTCGTCGCGAAGGGAGGTGCGCAGTGA